A genomic window from Candidatus Bathyarchaeota archaeon includes:
- a CDS encoding YkgJ family cysteine cluster protein: MRCSNCGICCEQTMMELSSNDVHQLNVKGYHLEEFAVIDKYGIRLRNVDGYCYFYSRTKKRCKIYENRPLGCYIYPVMHVTNEGVAMIDESCPRGKSVSKKELRTKEKILDKLLKKIDNEILHIDPRTYTPI; this comes from the coding sequence ATGCGTTGCTCAAATTGTGGAATTTGTTGTGAACAAACAATGATGGAACTTTCAAGCAATGATGTGCACCAGTTAAATGTGAAAGGTTATCACTTAGAAGAATTTGCAGTTATAGACAAATATGGTATCCGGCTCAGAAATGTTGACGGATATTGTTATTTTTACAGTCGAACCAAAAAGAGATGTAAAATATATGAAAACAGGCCCCTAGGCTGCTACATATATCCAGTTATGCATGTAACAAATGAAGGAGTAGCAATGATTGACGAATCATGCCCAAGGGGAAAAAGTGTTTCAAAAAAAGAATTGAGAACAAAAGAGAAAATTCTTGACAAACTCTTGAAAAAGATAGACAATGAAATTTTGCACATAGACCCGAGAACGTATACCCCAATCTAG
- a CDS encoding chemotaxis protein CheC, with protein sequence MQTFKQNNSQNLESFDPENQLNCDILLELGNIGSGNATTALADILNERIVVEVPRLHVSPPHLVPRLFGSRDNMMTVIYMQLRGEADCDILLVLEMEEAKRIAAMMAMTTPEELDEDTENSAVAELGNIMIGGFLSAIADFTGVEMVPRPPSLVRGPFECVLDSFLVKQALLTEAALVFDACFRRSTSEVGGSLVVFPSVELQELLVTQSQEWL encoded by the coding sequence TTGCAAACATTTAAACAAAATAACAGTCAAAATCTGGAATCTTTTGACCCAGAAAATCAACTTAACTGTGACATACTTTTAGAATTAGGAAACATAGGTTCAGGAAACGCAACCACAGCCCTTGCAGACATCCTCAACGAAAGAATAGTAGTAGAAGTCCCCCGATTGCATGTTTCACCTCCACATTTGGTTCCAAGGCTGTTTGGAAGCCGTGATAACATGATGACGGTCATTTACATGCAACTACGAGGAGAAGCAGACTGCGACATTTTATTGGTATTAGAAATGGAAGAGGCAAAAAGAATCGCAGCCATGATGGCAATGACCACACCAGAAGAACTTGACGAAGACACAGAAAACTCTGCAGTAGCAGAATTGGGAAACATCATGATTGGCGGATTTCTCAGTGCAATTGCAGACTTTACTGGAGTGGAAATGGTTCCAAGACCACCCAGCCTGGTCAGAGGACCTTTTGAGTGTGTTCTAGATAGCTTTCTTGTAAAACAGGCCTTACTTACAGAGGCCGCATTAGTGTTTGACGCTTGTTTCAGACGAAGCACCAGCGAAGTCGGAGGAAGCTTAGTAGTTTTCCCAAGTGTAGAACTCCAAGAATTACTTGTAACACAGAGCCAAGAATGGCTATAG
- a CDS encoding PAS domain-containing protein: MAKTTQLDETSNTYTQYLEGVQGAVVAINKDFDVTYINEFGAKMLKSNPDKLVGKKCYDLFKTKDCKTPKCVCAIAMKKKKQATAQTRNSEMRIWNTGSPLCDDKGKVIGAVEYLVDITSLKKEVELAEKQAQYLQGAQASIVAINKDFEVTFLNEYAASLLGSTPDKFIGKKCYNLYKTEDCKTPKCACAIAMKNKKPETSETISDGKWHIRYTGSPLFDNTGKVIGAIESVVDITEIKQMLENTQSLVQVSTSVSDNIAGLSTEILSTAENIGAMGAQSAQASERLSNTMEQVMAASQNVSDGAQSLSKLAQETQKNVQVLMQKMTNVSTNTEEVNKIVDTSNKVAQEASENGKEALKSLNAIKAASSDVGITISEVNASVKNVAGLADDISQIAGQINMLALNAAIEAARAGEAGRGFAVVADAVKQLAGQAGTAAKTSVESIDTITKAGERAGTMSKSADQAAVEGDMNVNDAVTGSQKVAESMQQILGVTKNLQAAVQESVRYLEDVGGVVEQVASFSEESASASEQTAASIEEQTAATEEVAVAATKVQEEVTRIMELAKKIESEVKMFKDMWQ; the protein is encoded by the coding sequence TTGGCGAAAACAACACAATTAGATGAAACATCTAACACTTATACTCAGTATCTTGAAGGCGTTCAGGGGGCAGTTGTAGCAATAAACAAAGATTTTGATGTTACATACATCAACGAGTTCGGCGCGAAAATGCTGAAGTCAAACCCGGACAAACTTGTTGGAAAAAAATGTTATGACCTTTTCAAAACTAAAGACTGCAAAACACCCAAATGTGTTTGTGCGATTGCAATGAAGAAAAAGAAACAAGCAACTGCTCAAACAAGAAACAGCGAAATGCGGATTTGGAACACAGGCTCACCACTTTGTGATGACAAAGGTAAAGTTATTGGTGCAGTAGAATACTTGGTCGATATAACTTCCCTCAAAAAGGAAGTCGAATTAGCTGAAAAACAAGCACAATATCTACAAGGAGCTCAAGCATCCATTGTCGCAATAAACAAAGATTTTGAAGTTACATTCCTCAATGAATATGCAGCAAGCTTGTTGGGATCAACTCCTGACAAGTTCATTGGAAAGAAATGTTACAATCTTTACAAAACAGAAGATTGCAAAACACCGAAATGTGCATGTGCTATTGCAATGAAAAACAAAAAGCCAGAAACATCTGAGACTATTTCAGATGGTAAATGGCACATTCGTTACACGGGTTCACCACTTTTTGATAATACAGGAAAAGTGATTGGTGCAATTGAGTCAGTCGTTGATATTACTGAAATTAAACAGATGCTAGAAAACACTCAAAGTTTGGTTCAAGTTAGCACTTCTGTGTCTGATAACATTGCTGGTCTTTCAACAGAGATACTCTCAACAGCAGAAAACATCGGTGCAATGGGTGCACAATCAGCACAAGCATCTGAAAGATTAAGCAACACAATGGAACAGGTAATGGCTGCCTCGCAAAATGTTTCGGATGGTGCCCAAAGCCTTTCTAAACTTGCTCAAGAAACACAAAAGAACGTCCAAGTTTTGATGCAAAAAATGACCAACGTTAGCACAAATACTGAAGAAGTAAACAAAATTGTAGACACATCTAACAAAGTAGCACAAGAAGCCAGTGAAAACGGAAAAGAAGCCCTAAAATCATTAAACGCAATCAAAGCAGCATCAAGCGATGTTGGAATAACTATCAGTGAAGTAAACGCTTCAGTCAAAAACGTTGCTGGATTAGCAGACGATATATCCCAAATTGCAGGACAAATTAACATGTTAGCCTTGAATGCTGCAATCGAAGCAGCTCGAGCAGGCGAGGCAGGACGAGGATTCGCAGTCGTAGCCGATGCAGTAAAACAACTCGCCGGACAAGCAGGAACTGCAGCAAAAACATCTGTTGAATCTATTGATACAATTACCAAAGCCGGAGAACGTGCAGGAACTATGTCAAAAAGCGCAGATCAAGCAGCCGTAGAAGGTGACATGAATGTTAACGATGCAGTTACTGGTTCCCAAAAAGTAGCGGAATCCATGCAACAAATTCTGGGAGTAACCAAGAACCTACAAGCAGCAGTCCAAGAATCTGTGAGATACCTTGAAGACGTAGGTGGAGTTGTTGAGCAGGTAGCAAGTTTCTCTGAAGAATCTGCATCTGCATCTGAACAAACTGC
- a CDS encoding chemotaxis protein CheD, producing the protein MWTRLLQLLLTNNPLNTHLTKIPNRFDSTCTTKPIFSSLMSSTTTTQSPKMGHLEEVRVDMAEMKIERRPVSLVTNVGSCVAICIHDPINKCGGMAHIMLPSSSICRKDVLHSKYADTAVPALTKALKQSGKCSFALSAKIAGGANMFPNLNSNTMNIGTKNVEAVKQALAEHGIKLLAEDVTGIVGRKVTFNVVTGEVYVRNGNGDATKI; encoded by the coding sequence GTGTGGACCCGACTTCTCCAACTGCTATTAACAAATAATCCATTAAACACACACCTAACCAAAATACCAAACAGGTTTGATTCAACATGCACAACTAAACCAATTTTTTCATCTTTAATGTCATCAACTACAACCACTCAAAGTCCAAAAATGGGACATCTAGAAGAAGTCAGGGTAGACATGGCAGAAATGAAAATTGAACGAAGACCAGTTTCTCTGGTAACAAATGTTGGCTCATGCGTCGCGATATGCATCCATGACCCAATAAACAAGTGCGGCGGAATGGCTCATATAATGCTACCAAGTTCTAGCATATGCCGTAAAGACGTTTTGCATTCAAAATACGCTGACACAGCAGTTCCAGCATTAACAAAAGCACTAAAGCAATCAGGAAAATGCAGCTTCGCCTTATCGGCCAAAATTGCAGGCGGCGCTAACATGTTTCCTAACTTGAATTCTAATACAATGAATATTGGAACAAAAAATGTGGAAGCAGTGAAACAGGCGCTAGCAGAACATGGGATTAAACTGTTGGCAGAAGACGTTACAGGAATAGTTGGCCGAAAAGTTACATTCAATGTTGTTACCGGAGAAGTTTACGTGCGAAACGGAAATGGAGATGCTACAAAAATATGA
- a CDS encoding protein-glutamate O-methyltransferase CheR yields the protein MNQTCSTVDVGTEIDFQMLKEVMNQGTGINFDYYRESYLKRRLKVRLTLTKTHTYSKYMQFLKTNPEEFKRLIDDVTVNYTKFFRDTDVYDFLKDTLLPKLIFSSKPWIRIWSAGCATGEEPYSLAMLIHEVSKIPPKERRVTIYASDIDETVLDKSARGEYDKRATESINKKLLEKYFDFEDNIYKVKPFIKEIIHFEKQDLMAPPVRRNLDLILCRNVMIYFSREIQQIIYGHFYNSLRPEGYLISGKTEFIAGEASQKFVDVNSKCRIYQKG from the coding sequence GTGAATCAAACATGTTCAACTGTAGACGTAGGCACTGAAATTGATTTTCAAATGCTCAAAGAGGTAATGAATCAAGGTACGGGAATTAATTTTGATTACTACCGTGAGTCTTACTTGAAAAGGCGATTAAAAGTAAGATTAACCCTAACAAAAACTCACACTTACTCCAAGTACATGCAATTTCTTAAAACAAATCCAGAAGAATTTAAGCGATTAATCGACGATGTCACAGTAAACTACACCAAATTCTTCAGGGACACAGACGTCTACGATTTTTTGAAAGACACACTTCTTCCTAAACTCATATTCTCATCCAAACCATGGATTAGAATTTGGAGCGCAGGATGCGCAACAGGTGAAGAGCCATATTCTCTGGCCATGCTAATTCATGAAGTTTCAAAAATTCCACCAAAAGAACGACGAGTTACAATATACGCTTCAGACATCGATGAAACAGTTCTGGACAAGTCAGCTCGTGGAGAATACGATAAACGAGCAACAGAAAGCATCAACAAAAAGTTGCTTGAAAAATATTTTGACTTTGAAGACAACATATACAAGGTTAAACCCTTTATAAAAGAGATTATTCATTTCGAAAAACAAGATTTAATGGCTCCACCGGTGCGCCGGAACCTGGATTTAATTTTATGCCGAAATGTCATGATCTACTTTTCCAGAGAAATTCAACAAATAATTTACGGACATTTCTATAACTCCCTGCGACCAGAGGGCTACTTGATATCAGGCAAGACAGAATTTATCGCTGGAGAAGCCAGCCAAAAATTTGTTGACGTTAACTCAAAATGCCGAATTTACCAAAAAGGTTGA
- a CDS encoding response regulator, protein MAGVLIADDASFMRNVLKRIVMQSGHDVIAEAGSGDEAILLYRQHKPDLVLMDIVMPAGEMTKDGIEALKKIMEEDPAAKCVMCSSMGQQSLIVEALKSGAKDFVTKPFKPQKVLEVLSKYC, encoded by the coding sequence ATGGCAGGAGTTCTAATAGCAGACGATGCTTCATTCATGAGAAACGTGCTTAAACGAATTGTCATGCAATCAGGACACGACGTAATCGCAGAAGCAGGTTCAGGAGACGAAGCAATACTACTATACAGACAACACAAACCAGACCTAGTTCTAATGGACATAGTAATGCCAGCAGGGGAAATGACCAAAGATGGAATTGAAGCCCTAAAAAAAATAATGGAAGAAGACCCCGCAGCAAAATGTGTAATGTGCAGCAGCATGGGTCAACAAAGCCTCATCGTTGAAGCTTTGAAGTCTGGAGCCAAGGACTTCGTAACCAAACCTTTCAAACCCCAGAAAGTTCTAGAAGTTTTGTCCAAATACTGCTGA
- a CDS encoding TCP-1/cpn60 chaperonin family protein has translation MAYLTQTKSGQPVLILKEGTSRSRGQEAQKNNIMAAKVIAEAIRSTLGPRGMDKMIVDSLGDITITNDGATILDEIDVQHPAAKMIVEVAKTQDDMVGDGTTTAVVLAGELLKEAEELLEEGVHPTLIVKGYRIATQKALEVLDKISQTVDLNDKEMLKKVAKTAMGSKAVGTAKEHFADIAVAAINHIAEKQGDKWIVDIDNIQIVKKAGKSLQDTEFIKGLIVDKEIVHSGMPRSVKQARIALVDTALEVKKTEVSAQIRIDDPSQIAGFLDKEASMLREMVRKIKKSKANVLICQKGIDETAQYFLAKEGIMAVRRVKESDMKMLARSTEAKVITNLDDIRPDDLGYAELVEERKIGDDDMVFVEGCRNPKSVSILIRAGLERLVDEADRIIHDVLSVIADLYKKNKVVAGGGATETEIAKQLREYAVQIGGRAQLAVEAFAKSLEIIPRTLAENAGLEQIDILVNLRSVHEKSKGYFMGVDVFSGEIVDMCKKGVIEPVSVKEQAIKSASEASTMILRIDDVISGKNIGASGGPGGMPPEY, from the coding sequence ATGGCATATTTAACTCAAACTAAAAGTGGACAACCAGTTCTTATTTTAAAAGAAGGAACTTCACGGAGCAGGGGACAAGAGGCTCAGAAAAACAATATTATGGCAGCCAAAGTTATTGCTGAAGCCATAAGGTCTACACTTGGACCCCGAGGCATGGATAAAATGATTGTCGACAGCCTAGGTGACATAACCATAACTAACGACGGGGCAACAATACTTGATGAGATTGATGTTCAACATCCAGCAGCAAAGATGATTGTTGAAGTAGCCAAAACCCAAGACGATATGGTTGGCGATGGAACAACAACAGCAGTAGTTCTAGCAGGAGAATTACTAAAAGAGGCAGAAGAGCTTCTAGAAGAAGGTGTCCACCCAACATTAATTGTGAAAGGTTACCGGATAGCAACTCAAAAAGCTTTAGAAGTCTTGGATAAAATCAGCCAAACGGTGGACTTGAATGATAAAGAAATGCTCAAAAAGGTTGCCAAAACAGCAATGGGAAGTAAAGCTGTTGGAACAGCAAAAGAACATTTTGCTGACATTGCTGTTGCCGCAATTAATCACATAGCTGAAAAACAAGGAGACAAATGGATTGTTGACATAGACAACATCCAGATCGTAAAGAAAGCGGGAAAAAGTCTTCAAGACACCGAATTCATAAAAGGTCTAATAGTGGACAAAGAAATTGTTCATTCGGGCATGCCAAGAAGTGTGAAACAGGCTCGAATTGCTCTTGTTGATACAGCGTTGGAAGTTAAAAAAACTGAAGTTAGCGCTCAAATTAGAATTGACGATCCGTCTCAAATTGCGGGCTTCTTAGATAAGGAAGCTAGTATGCTCAGGGAAATGGTTAGGAAAATCAAGAAGTCAAAAGCTAATGTTTTGATTTGTCAAAAAGGAATAGATGAGACAGCTCAATATTTCCTTGCAAAGGAGGGTATAATGGCTGTTAGGCGCGTAAAAGAATCTGATATGAAAATGCTTGCAAGATCAACCGAAGCGAAAGTTATTACCAATTTAGATGATATTAGACCAGACGATTTAGGTTACGCTGAGCTTGTGGAAGAACGAAAGATTGGCGATGATGACATGGTGTTCGTTGAAGGCTGCAGGAATCCTAAATCTGTTTCAATTTTGATACGTGCAGGTTTAGAACGATTGGTAGATGAGGCTGACCGTATTATTCATGATGTTTTGTCAGTTATTGCTGATTTATACAAGAAAAATAAGGTTGTAGCTGGGGGTGGAGCCACAGAGACTGAAATTGCAAAGCAACTACGTGAGTATGCAGTTCAAATAGGTGGTAGAGCCCAGTTAGCAGTTGAAGCTTTTGCAAAATCTTTGGAAATAATTCCTAGAACATTGGCCGAAAACGCAGGCTTGGAACAAATCGACATCTTGGTTAATCTGAGATCCGTTCATGAGAAATCCAAAGGATATTTTATGGGTGTGGACGTTTTCAGCGGCGAGATTGTTGACATGTGCAAAAAGGGAGTTATCGAACCGGTAAGTGTTAAGGAACAGGCAATTAAATCAGCTTCAGAAGCATCAACCATGATTTTGAGGATTGACGACGTAATATCGGGCAAAAACATTGGGGCTTCTGGCGGTCCAGGTGGAATGCCTCCTGAATATTAA
- a CDS encoding chemotaxis protein CheC — translation MIEKAMQKSNDLDLEIFLELGSIGAGNAATSLSEIFQEQISIEVPKIHAVPNERVQDFYEQQGVESTGIYMQLRGDADCDVLLIFENKEAKKIASMMTMMPIEELDPEMETSAIEELGNIVIGSFLAALSDFTSVNLVPYPPERTTDSFERIFEKFTGKQLVNSDVAIIFDTHFKRSDGNISGVLMMFPSEEMHKALTDKAKDWV, via the coding sequence ATGATAGAAAAAGCAATGCAAAAAAGCAATGACCTAGATCTTGAAATCTTTCTAGAATTAGGAAGCATAGGTGCAGGTAACGCAGCTACATCGTTATCTGAAATTTTTCAGGAACAAATATCCATAGAAGTTCCAAAAATTCACGCTGTGCCAAATGAACGGGTTCAAGACTTTTACGAACAACAGGGTGTTGAATCAACTGGAATTTACATGCAACTACGAGGAGACGCCGACTGCGATGTCTTGCTGATTTTCGAAAACAAAGAAGCAAAAAAAATAGCATCAATGATGACAATGATGCCCATTGAAGAGTTAGACCCAGAAATGGAAACTTCTGCAATAGAAGAGCTCGGAAACATTGTAATCGGTTCGTTCTTAGCGGCATTGTCTGATTTTACAAGTGTAAATTTGGTACCTTACCCACCTGAACGAACAACAGATTCCTTTGAAAGAATATTTGAAAAGTTCACAGGAAAACAGTTAGTCAACTCTGATGTGGCAATAATCTTTGACACACATTTCAAACGTTCTGACGGAAACATAAGTGGCGTCCTAATGATGTTCCCAAGTGAAGAAATGCACAAAGCGTTAACAGATAAAGCAAAGGATTGGGTTTAA
- a CDS encoding PQQ-binding-like beta-propeller repeat protein yields MKKLDYNRKIFAIVLALMLTISTIIVILPTVSGQEYDYSKTAYAYIGATPNPVGVNQEVLLHVGITDYLNVVSDGWEGLTVTVTDPNGNEETLGPFRTDSTGGTGTIFVPTMIGTYTLQTHFPAQTYTWTSPPVFDPEFVGTILYEADDSEELELVVNQDPKEYYTPSPFPNEYWSRPIDGQNREWYSIAGNWVDRPANSYAPYNDYAPETAHILWTDWLELGGVAGGATGFHAFDCGDAYEGKFVGSVVIGGILFYNKYHSGLAGGPESQIVVATNLHTGEVLWEKPLTAPDGSVHRLAFGQTFYFDSFNYHAVFDFLWATESIFDFATFTSKNIWHAFDPLTGIWQYSMENVPAGSIMFGASTTIRGDNGEIIIYNINTAAGWLAKWNSTRVIFGDGVGFDTGSFRPYGQTWDGNRGYEYNVTIPTGLPGAIRFITQDKAVGNDVSGWGGIGDDPVNQWCLSLEDGDLVWQNTWVPPQGDLGISYGASSSEEGIFTLQAKETRQVWAFDINTGEELWGPTESMPYLGIYGMISNIAEGKVIVAARMAGVVNAYDSNTGNLIWSYDASDPFNEILWGNSWPVQPVFITDGKIYLGHSEHSPVDPKPRGAPFICLDLDDGSVIWRADGLFRQTDWGGKAVIGDSIIATMDSYDQRIYAIGKGASKTTLTASPKGATVGSSVILEGMITDISPGTNDIELTTRFPNGVPAVADESMSEWMLYVYKHMARPSNTNGVTVIFWAVTPEGNTMDIGRTTTDSNGYYSFSFRPELEGIYTIFATFEGTAGYYGSNTQTAIVVDPAPTPAAPIEPEEPETPEVPIEPTQPEAPLITTEMAIVIAVAVIALISVAVFFVLRRRK; encoded by the coding sequence ATGAAAAAACTAGATTATAATAGAAAAATTTTTGCAATCGTTTTGGCTCTGATGTTGACAATTTCAACTATAATTGTTATTTTGCCAACAGTCAGCGGACAAGAATACGATTACAGTAAAACAGCATATGCATACATTGGTGCTACACCAAACCCCGTAGGTGTAAATCAAGAAGTATTGCTGCACGTAGGAATCACGGACTATCTAAATGTAGTAAGTGATGGATGGGAAGGTCTAACAGTTACCGTTACTGACCCTAACGGAAACGAAGAAACTCTTGGTCCATTCAGAACAGACTCTACAGGTGGAACCGGAACAATATTCGTACCCACAATGATTGGAACATATACCCTCCAAACACATTTCCCTGCACAAACTTACACGTGGACTTCACCCCCAGTGTTTGACCCCGAATTCGTTGGTACTATACTGTATGAAGCTGATGACAGTGAAGAACTAGAACTTGTTGTAAATCAAGATCCAAAAGAATACTACACTCCTTCACCATTTCCAAATGAATACTGGAGCCGACCAATAGATGGACAAAATCGAGAATGGTACAGTATTGCTGGCAACTGGGTTGATCGTCCAGCAAACAGTTATGCACCTTACAACGATTATGCTCCTGAAACAGCCCACATATTATGGACTGATTGGTTAGAACTTGGTGGTGTCGCCGGTGGAGCAACTGGATTTCACGCTTTCGATTGTGGTGACGCGTACGAAGGAAAATTCGTTGGCTCTGTAGTTATTGGTGGTATACTGTTCTATAACAAATATCACTCTGGATTAGCCGGAGGTCCTGAATCTCAGATAGTTGTTGCGACTAATCTACACACAGGTGAAGTATTATGGGAAAAACCATTAACTGCTCCTGATGGATCGGTTCATAGACTTGCTTTTGGTCAAACATTTTATTTTGACTCCTTTAACTATCACGCAGTTTTTGATTTTCTATGGGCAACAGAATCAATTTTTGATTTTGCCACATTTACCTCTAAAAATATTTGGCATGCTTTTGATCCTCTAACAGGAATCTGGCAATACTCAATGGAAAACGTCCCAGCTGGAAGTATAATGTTTGGAGCTAGTACAACTATCCGAGGGGACAACGGTGAAATCATAATTTATAACATCAATACTGCAGCCGGTTGGTTGGCAAAATGGAACTCAACCCGCGTAATCTTCGGTGATGGCGTAGGTTTTGATACCGGAAGTTTCAGACCATATGGTCAAACATGGGATGGGAACAGAGGCTATGAATACAATGTTACAATTCCAACTGGTTTGCCTGGAGCAATACGATTCATAACTCAAGATAAAGCTGTTGGAAACGATGTTTCTGGATGGGGTGGTATTGGAGACGATCCTGTTAATCAATGGTGTCTTAGTTTAGAAGATGGAGATTTGGTGTGGCAAAACACATGGGTTCCCCCACAAGGTGACTTGGGCATATCGTATGGTGCTTCTAGTAGCGAAGAAGGAATTTTCACATTACAGGCAAAAGAAACAAGGCAAGTTTGGGCATTCGATATAAATACTGGTGAAGAACTTTGGGGACCTACTGAATCGATGCCATATTTGGGTATATATGGAATGATAAGTAACATAGCAGAAGGCAAAGTTATTGTAGCAGCTCGAATGGCTGGAGTCGTGAATGCATACGATTCTAACACCGGTAATTTAATCTGGTCTTATGATGCATCCGATCCATTCAATGAAATTCTGTGGGGCAATTCTTGGCCAGTACAGCCTGTGTTCATAACTGATGGAAAAATTTACCTTGGTCACAGTGAGCACTCTCCAGTTGATCCTAAACCGCGGGGTGCTCCATTCATATGCCTTGATCTTGATGATGGTTCAGTAATCTGGAGAGCAGATGGGTTATTCCGTCAAACAGATTGGGGTGGTAAAGCCGTAATAGGTGACAGCATAATTGCAACAATGGATTCATATGACCAACGTATCTATGCCATCGGCAAGGGTGCAAGTAAAACTACACTTACTGCTTCACCCAAAGGTGCAACAGTAGGAAGCAGCGTAATACTAGAAGGCATGATCACCGACATATCACCAGGAACTAATGACATTGAGTTAACAACAAGGTTCCCCAATGGAGTTCCAGCAGTAGCAGATGAATCCATGAGCGAATGGATGCTATACGTCTACAAACACATGGCTCGCCCCTCAAACACAAATGGAGTTACAGTAATCTTCTGGGCAGTTACTCCTGAAGGAAATACAATGGACATTGGTCGAACCACAACAGACAGCAACGGATACTACAGCTTCTCGTTCAGACCAGAACTTGAAGGCATATACACCATATTTGCAACCTTTGAAGGAACTGCAGGATACTACGGTTCAAACACACAAACTGCTATTGTAGTAGACCCCGCACCTACACCTGCAGCACCTATTGAACCTGAAGAACCAGAAACCCCCGAAGTGCCTATTGAACCAACCCAACCAGAAGCACCGTTGATCACCACTGAAATGGCAATCGTCATAGCAGTTGCAGTTATTGCACTCATCAGCGTAGCAGTGTTCTTTGTGCTAAGAAGGCGAAAATAA